GCGCAATTCGTCGCCCTGGATCGACGCCTGGACCTTGATCTTGCTGTCCTTGATCAGCTTGACCAGGGTCTTGGCCAATTCCTGGGTGATGCCCTGCTTGACGGTGACTTCGTGGCGCAAAGAATCACCCGAGGCCTTTTCCGGCGCCTTGCTGAAGTCCAGTGCCTTGGGATCGACCTTGCGGCGGGTGAAGTAGACCTTGAGGAAGTCATGCATCTGCGTCAGCTTCGACGCGTCGTCGGCCAGGATGGTGATGACCTGATCCTTGCGCTCCAGGCTGCACTTGGCACCCTTGAAATCGAAGCGGGTGGCCACTTCCCGTTCGATCCCGGCGATGGCGTTGTCCACTTCGGCCATGTCGGTCTTGGAAACGATGTCGAAGGAAGGCATGGGAACCCCAAAACTGTGAATCGCGCAATGTCTTGGTTTAGCCCAAGGCGCCGTTCGTGGCTAGCCCCGTCAAATGCCTTCAATTTTATTAAAAAATATAGTAACCTATACTAATGTATAGAGGGGTGGTGCATGGATTACGTTCGCCAGCAGGATGTTTCGTGTCTGACTTTTCGTTTCAATGGCCGGCTGACCTTCCGCGATTCCGCCGCTTTCGAGGCGGTGACCGGCGAGATCGCCGCCAGTTCGGTGCCGTGGATACGGTTTGATCTGTCCGGGCTGGAATACCTGGATTCCTACGGTATCGGTCTCTTTGCCCTGGCGCGCGATGCGGCTGAACAGGCCGGCGCCCGTCTGGAACTGGTCAATGTAAAAGGGCCGGTGGCTGATGTGCTGTACCGGATTTCCTTTGACTGCATCGTTTCCACGCCGCAAATCGGCGATCTGCGTATTTCGACCATGCGCCGGACTGGCGCCGAGGCGCGGGTGGCCTTGGCCGGCAATTTCCGGGTGACCGACCAGGAACGCTTCTTGCCGATTATACAATCGGCCATATCCGATGATTTCAGCCGGCTGATCATCGATCTCGGACAGTTGACCTTCATCGATTCCATCGGCATTTCCCTGATCATGACCGCCGCCGACGAAGCGCGTAAAGTCGGCAAGGAAGTGATGCTGGGCAACCCGCAAGGCAGTGTGCGTGACCTGTTGCGGCTGACGGCGGTGGATACCGTGGTGCAGGTGGTTTAGCTTCTGATTTCGCCCAGTTGATGCAGGATCTTGCGGAATTCGCCGATATCCAGCGGCTTGCGCAGATAGCGCAGGAACCCCGCCTTCATGCCGGTGCGGATGGTGTCGGGCATGACGTCGGCG
This is a stretch of genomic DNA from Magnetospirillum gryphiswaldense MSR-1 v2. It encodes these proteins:
- a CDS encoding YajQ family cyclic di-GMP-binding protein, whose protein sequence is MPSFDIVSKTDMAEVDNAIAGIEREVATRFDFKGAKCSLERKDQVITILADDASKLTQMHDFLKVYFTRRKVDPKALDFSKAPEKASGDSLRHEVTVKQGITQELAKTLVKLIKDSKIKVQASIQGDELRISGKKRDDLQEAMALVRGHDADQPLQFVNFRD
- a CDS encoding STAS domain-containing protein; the encoded protein is MDYVRQQDVSCLTFRFNGRLTFRDSAAFEAVTGEIAASSVPWIRFDLSGLEYLDSYGIGLFALARDAAEQAGARLELVNVKGPVADVLYRISFDCIVSTPQIGDLRISTMRRTGAEARVALAGNFRVTDQERFLPIIQSAISDDFSRLIIDLGQLTFIDSIGISLIMTAADEARKVGKEVMLGNPQGSVRDLLRLTAVDTVVQVV